A window of the Lactuca sativa cultivar Salinas chromosome 5, Lsat_Salinas_v11, whole genome shotgun sequence genome harbors these coding sequences:
- the LOC111880398 gene encoding UPF0481 protein At3g47200: MEMEMSDSEVVRVEIPRGNLPEVADNINHDFAQEWEDCLQNSETTKCSERKRQMEKVPPLLLKGKKGRRNRQCYQPVVISLGPYHHKRDDLAEAEKYKLITLEEYRLSCETRTSMDSLYKKVFKVVHDARKCYINGSTDEYNDEEFNRMMLHDGCFILFFIECVASHPNTLAMLNNEYLGALGFAHVARDILLLENQIPFIVLQVLLDLRFPKDRGEKILNDFFNYLKYGEISTKEKNVLGKKKPLHLLELYRSHFISLSSFSIKKINDDANEKWNYVKRNRSFPSIMELKAKGIFLKCTKFENESSSENIKFHSHCCYGKLELVRQSVYSNSKAIYLNMIAYEMCPHNPNDFRVSTYIRVMKSLVVHRDDVKELRNNNILLHSLGRDEDVVKMYDEIEAPAVNLYMFNQLRRGIEKHCTNKYKMWVAELINVHFSSPWKTVALFVATAILFISFLQTYFTIKPLPDDSTRDILKILRQFEYSKPPSTPV, translated from the coding sequence ATGGAGATGGAGATGTCTGACAGTGAAGTTGTTAGAGTTGAAATACCGCGAGGCAATCTACCGGAAGTCGCCGACAACATTAACCATGACTTTGCTCAAGAGTGGGAAGATTGTCTTCAAAACAGTGAGACCACAAAATGTTCAGAACGTAAACGACAAATGGAGAAAGTGCCTCCATTGCTCTTGAAAGGCAAAAAAGGTCGAAGAAACCGCCAATGCTACCAGCCAGTGGTGATTTCACTTGGTCCTTACCACCATAAACGAGACGACCTTGCAGAAGCTGAGAAATACAAGCTCATAACACTCGAGGAGTATCGCTTGAGCTGCGAAACTCGAACTTCCATGGATTCGTTATACAAAAAGGTCTTCAAAGTTGTACATGATGCTAGAAAGTGTTATATCAATGGTTCTACAGATGAATACAACGATGAGGAATTTAATCGAATGATGTTGCATGATGGTTGCTTCATTTTGTTCTTTATAGAGTGTGTTGCTAGTCACCCGAATACTTTGGCAATGCTAAATAATGAGTATTTAGGCGCATTGGGCTTCGCGCACGTAGCTCGTGACATTTTGTTGCTCGAGAACCAAATCCCGTTTATAGTACTCCAAGTTTTGTTGGATTTGCGATTCCCAAAAGATAGAGGCGAAAAGATCTTAAATGACTTCTTTAACTACTTGAAGTATGGTGAAATCTCCACGAAGGAAAAAAATGTGCTTGGAAAGAAGAAACCTCTTCATCTTCTCGAGCTTTACAGGTCCCATTTCATCTCGCTTTCCTCCTTTTCGATAAAAAAGATCAACGATGATGCTAATGAAAAATGGAATTATGTAAAGAGAAATAGATCTTTTCCATCAATCATGGAACTCAAAGCTAAAGGAATTTTCTTAAAATGTACAAAATTCGAGAACGAGTCTTCTTCCGAAAACATCAAGTTTCACTCACATTGTTGCTATGGTAAGCTTGAGCTTGTGCGTCAGTCTGTTTACTCGAATTCAAAAGCTATTTACTTGAACATGATCGCTTATGAGATGTGCCCTCATAATCCGAATGACTTTCGAGTTTCGACTTATATTCGAGTAATGAAATCACTGGTTGTTCATCGTGATGATGTGAAGGAGTTACGAAACAACAACATATTGCTTCATAGTCTTGGTCGAGATGAAGACGTGGTGAAGATGTATGATGAGATTGAGGCACCGGCGGTGAATCTCTACATGTTTAACCAGCTTCGGCGAGGCATTGAGAAGCATTGTACTAACAAGTATAAAATGTGGGTGGCGGAGCTGATTAACGTCCACTTTAGTAGTCCATGGAAGACGGTGGCTTTATTTGTGGCTACTGCTATTTTGTTTATTAGTTTTCTGCAGACTTACTTCACCATTAAGCCGCTTCCAGATGACTCCACTAGGGATATTCTCAAGATTTTGAGACAATTTGAATACTCTAAGCCTCCCTCTACACCTGTTTGA